TCCTCTTCTAGCGACTCCATTACTCCTCGAGTCAGCCAAAAAAAATGGGTTACATCATACATCGTGCCTTTATTTAAAAATAACACAGCCATGTTATGAATAAGGAAGCCATGTAGTTTTTTAATATTTTTTTCTAATAACGAAAGTGGATGCGCACGCCATAAAAGATTTCCTACAATAAAACTGGCAGCTATGCCAATGATAATGCCTCCAAATCGCTCAAGTGGAGGCCACAATTCAGTAGGTGGTCCGCCAGCTTGTGCTAAACAAATTACCAAAGCAATATTGGCTTGCAAACCAATATAAGCGTATTTAGTGTACTTAAAGGAAAAATAACTAAATCCCCATACAGCAAAAAAAACAAGAAGAATGAAGGCATACAAGTTCAGGAAAAAAAAAGCTAAAGGAACTAATGCAACGCTCCCGCCCAAAAGACAACCTAGAAACCGGTGTAGGCTAATGTTTTTCATCTCAAATAAATCTTTGCGGATTGAAATAACCACACTGCTGATGATGCCATTTAATCCGCCTGGCCAATTGCTTACTAGCCAGAAACTCAGTGCAAGAATCGCTGCTAATCCAGCCTTAATACTATGTTTAATAACATCAGGATCACTGCTCAACTGCTGTTGCTTAGTGATAACTGATTTTTTGGGAACCAGGGGTTGATGATTGATTAGAGTGTCATTTAAGCTGGTAAAAATAGTATTGATTTGATGCAACAAAGTCATTAAATCAATTGAAATTTTCGTTGAAGTCTCTGTAAGCTCCTTCTCAATAATTCTATTTAAAGCTTCTATGGCATTCTCAGTAAGCAATGCTTTTTGAATAGCAATTTTTTTTTCTGTAAAAAATGCTTTTTTTAAATTATCCAGGTCCTGACAAATCGCAGTAAAAACATTATTAATTACTGTTACAAAAGCACTTAACTCCTCTTGCTTTTTTATCTCACAAGAGGTTACAAAATAAGTAACAGCACGTGATAAATCATAAAATAAATCCAGTAAAACGCGAAATTGATCAATTTTTTCTTTTTTAATGCCCAACTCTCGCCGCATAAAACCCAACATTTCTGTTGTTTTTTTTAATTTCCTCTTGAGAGCTAAATTATTCTCCGTAAGCTTGGCAAATGAAATAGTCTCCGCCAGGAGGGAGCCTTTCAACTGTTCAAAAAGCTGTCCTATAGTATCGAAAATTTCCGAGACATTTTTTTGAATATTATCGTGAATGTTATTGGGGAACAGGCATAAAGCTGCAGCGGCGGAAATTACCACGCCAAGACCAATTTCAATCGGTCGCCAAATAGCTACATTAAATACTTCCTCAGGACTTATTGCTAATTGGGCAATCACAATGAACGCTCCCAGTGCCCCTAAAAGATAGGCATAGGCATACGTGCTAAAATTGTAATAATAAACAGCGACTGTAATCAGTAACAAATTAATTAATAGGTAAAGAAAAAGACTATCAGCAGCCATTCGTGCCAAAAAGAAACCCAGCCATACACCAATGACTGTACCTACAATACGCAATATTGCTTTATCAATAATACTGCCTACGTAAATATTAGCCACAATAACCACCGTCATCCCCGACCAATAAGGCTTTTCCAAATGCAGTGCAAATGCAACGAGTATTGCACTGACGGCCGCAATGGCAGTGCGCAATGCTGCTCTATTTTCGATGGTATTGGCTGTAATTGCTGTAAAAATCTTACCTCTCCGCCGGATAAGTGATTGTGGTTGCACTAGCGCCAATTCTTAGAGGATATTCCGGACTCACGTCATCTATATATATCCTCACAGGAAAACGTTGTGCGATTTTAATCCAATCTTCGGTTGCCTCCATGTAAAGCAAGGTCGATGGTGCCACTGCCCCCGCCTGAACACGATTGATTCCCCAACCAATACTTTTTACATGGCCGTAAAAAACTTTTCCTGGATACATGTCGATTTTAATTTTTGCCTTATCTCCGGGTTTAATTAAACGAATAACAGTCTCTCGATAGCGCGTTTCTACCCACCAGCGTTTGGTTTCAACCAAGGCAAATAAGCCCTCACCTGTTTTTATATATTGACCATAACGTAAATTAAAGTTAGTGATATAGCCATCGGCAGGAGCAACGATAGTAGTGTGTTCATACAAATAGCGTGCTTTATCGTATTTTGCTTTGGCAGCTAAAACAGCATTATTATCGAAATTTTGCTCAGCGATTCGCAATTGTTGCGTCGCGGCTAAAACCATTGCTTCCTGTTCCTTAATCTTGGCTTCGACATTTACAACCTGAATTTCTGGTAAGGCTCTTTCTTTTAATAATTTTTGATAACGCCTGAAATGATCCTGACTTAATGCGAGGAAGGACTTACTCTGTTGCAGTTTCTCCCTGGCAATAATAATAGCCAATTTGTCATTTTCGTAATCGATTTTCGCAATGTTCCATTCTGCCAATGCCTTTTCCATTGCATATTTATAAGGTCTAGGGTCTATCTCTATTAATGGTTGTCCTTTCTTGACATTCTGATTCTCAATCACATAGATGTTGCTGATAGGTCCATCTACTAAGGAAGCCATATTTACAACATTTGCTGAAACATAGGCATCATCTGACCAGGTAAAATAATAGGCAAAATAACGATAGCCCGCATACGCCACAACAATAATCATTATCGTGACCACATGAGGCCAATATTGAAACGCTGTTAAACGTTCTCGAATCATTACCACATTCCTGGGCTAAAAAAGCTTTTTCATCACTATAGCTAATCTAGCGCCTGAGAGCTATCCCATTGAAAATGCTTTATCTTTCTGAATCATACTATACTGTAGAAAAATCAAGGAGAGAAATTATGGATTACACGCGCAAAATCGATGAAAACGGTCAGGCTTACCTTGAAGTAAATGTTAAAGATTATTCCTTGATCTCTAATCCCATTCTTAACAAAGGCACCAGTTTTACCAATAAAGAGCGCGAGGAGTTCAGACTATTTGGTCTGCTGCCTCCAGAAGAAAGTAACATTGTGGAGCAGAGAAATCGCTCCTACGCTGCCTTTAAAAGTAAACCGACTGATTTAGAAAAATACATTTATTTGCGTGACTTACAAGATTCCAATGAAACATTGTATTACAGTTTGCTATGTGAACATATTACTGAAATCATGCCCATTGTTTATACACCAGTAGTAGGTGATGCCTGTTTGAATTTTAGCCACATCTACCGTCGACCACGCGGCGTCTTTATTGCTTACCCTTACCGCGATCGTATTGATAAAATTCTTGAAAATCCCCGTTTTGATCAAGTAAAAGCCATTGTTGTTTCTGATGGAGAACGTATTTTAGGTCTGGGAGATCAGGGAGCCGGTGGGATGGGCATACCTATTGGCAAGCTTGCTTTATATTGTGCATGCTCTGGGATTCATCCTTCAGCAACCTTGCCTATCTTGCTGGATACAGGAACGAATAATGATGAGCTGAGAAAAGATCCCTTGTACATCGGTTGGAGACATGAGCGTATTCGCGGACAGAACTACGATGATTTTATTGATGCATTTATTACAGCACTAAAAAAACGTTTTCCACATGTTTTATTGCAGTGGGAAGATTTTGCACTACAGAATGCCACCCGTCTATTAGAACGTTACCGTGGCGAGCTTTGTACTTTTAATGATGATGTGCAAGGAACTGCAGCTATTGCTACAGGTACTCTTTTCTCAGCCGTTCAAGTCACTGGGATCCAATTACGAGATCAATCCATTGTGATTGTCGGAGCAGGCTCAGCCGGTTGCGGCATCGCTGAACTTATCGTGCATGCAATGATTGAGGATGGGCTTTCAGAGCAAGAAGCGCGTAATCGGATTTATATGGTGGATCGCAATGGTTTATTGATAGAGGGCATGAAAAATCTACTGCCTTTCCAGCAAAAATTACTCAAATCCAGACAACTTGTTGCAAATTGGCAAAGCGAACACGAAGGGATTATCAGCCTAAAAGACGTCATTAAAAACCTCCATCCAAATGCTTTGCTCGGCGTATCGGGTCAAGCGGGTTTATTTACCGAAGATTTAATCCGGGAAATGGCTTCTCATGTGGAAAAACCCATTATTATGCCCTTGTCAAATCCCATTACTCATAGTGAAGCGATTCCCTCTGATCTAATGCTGTGGACAAACAATCGTGCAGTGATTGGAACAGGAAGTCCATTTGGAACTATTGTAAAAGATGGGAAGATGTTTCGCGTTGATCAAACCAATAATGTGTATATTTTTCCTGGCATGGGTCTTGGCCTTATTTCTGTAAAAGCAAAACAAGTGACTGATAAAATGTTTATGGCTGCGGCAAGAGCGTTGGCGGCCTGTTCACCAGCCAAACATGATCCTAATGGAAATTTGCTGCCGCCTTTAACAGAGGTTCGTGAAGTCTCCTATCAAGTGGCCTTTGCGGTAGCGAAGGAAGCTATTAATGCCAATTTAGCAGATTATTTAACTGATGAAGACATTGAAAAATGTATTCGAAACCATATCTGGACTCCGAGCTACATACCCTATCGATATAAGCCTCGGTAGGTATGAAGCTCAGTAAAAATAGCTTAAGTATGGGCGGGGATAGTATACTGTTATTTGATAGCGTCCCTTACATTATTATTTATCCAAGGAAAGGAACATGCTTACTTCATATCGAATTCTTTTTCTTTTTGTTTTGTTCGTTTTTAATTTTAGTGCTTTTGCAAACACCACAAAAATAGCAAAGATAGACTGTAAAAAAGTGGATAATAGTGAGCAGTGTGCGTACAAAACAGGTTCCACAACCTCTTATATCATTACTAATATGCCCTATGCTTTATGTGCTCAGGCGCTTTGCAAGCTAGAGGAGGTAAATGATAAAATGTCGGTTTGCCATTGTCCAGTCTATGGGGTAGAGTCTAAAAATTGGCAGTCTATTTCGCTTTCTGACCGACCCTATGCTGATGTAAAACCCACTTATGCTGGTGAAACACTCAAACAAGTCACCTCCAATTTTTCACTTGCGCTGGCTCCTTCCAGCAACAATTTAACAGTGCCACACGCACAATGCATCAATAATACCCCCACACCTTGGGCAAATTGCTTTGGTGTACGATGTGATGTGGCAACGAAAAGTGTCAATGGTACTAAAACAATAGAAGCCACTTGTCTATGTCCGGTTGAAACCAGCTTAAATTACATTTCCGCTGGGCCTAAAACCAGTAGCGATTGCAATCTGGGCAAAAATGAAATTTGGTCTGCAGCAAAAACAGAGGCAGGGCTAGAACAATATGAGTTAATTAGGCAAGCGTATAAAAACTACAAAACCTCATCCAGGTAGGCAAATTATTACATGATATCAACATTGGGCCTCTCGCTTTAAAGCGGTGCTCTATTGGCGCTTATCGCTGCTTTCAACATTGAAAATTTGTAGAGATTGTCTCTGAAAAAAATTGATGGTCTAATAGGGATTTTAAATTTCAAATTTTCCAGAAAGTCATGAATGTAAAA
This region of Legionella clemsonensis genomic DNA includes:
- a CDS encoding FUSC family protein, coding for MQPQSLIRRRGKIFTAITANTIENRAALRTAIAAVSAILVAFALHLEKPYWSGMTVVIVANIYVGSIIDKAILRIVGTVIGVWLGFFLARMAADSLFLYLLINLLLITVAVYYYNFSTYAYAYLLGALGAFIVIAQLAISPEEVFNVAIWRPIEIGLGVVISAAAALCLFPNNIHDNIQKNVSEIFDTIGQLFEQLKGSLLAETISFAKLTENNLALKRKLKKTTEMLGFMRRELGIKKEKIDQFRVLLDLFYDLSRAVTYFVTSCEIKKQEELSAFVTVINNVFTAICQDLDNLKKAFFTEKKIAIQKALLTENAIEALNRIIEKELTETSTKISIDLMTLLHQINTIFTSLNDTLINHQPLVPKKSVITKQQQLSSDPDVIKHSIKAGLAAILALSFWLVSNWPGGLNGIISSVVISIRKDLFEMKNISLHRFLGCLLGGSVALVPLAFFFLNLYAFILLVFFAVWGFSYFSFKYTKYAYIGLQANIALVICLAQAGGPPTELWPPLERFGGIIIGIAASFIVGNLLWRAHPLSLLEKNIKKLHGFLIHNMAVLFLNKGTMYDVTHFFWLTRGVMESLEEEHLNLRKQQRLQDAKKRFVQLTLIQATLSYISRGLNLEDARNVAETSGIELPLVEQELLKLYKEEDKNKRAEIQQKITTLYDETQIESFEQQRTSRQAINFLSYLKTLRRLATLRADLQI
- a CDS encoding HlyD family secretion protein, with the translated sequence MIRERLTAFQYWPHVVTIMIIVVAYAGYRYFAYYFTWSDDAYVSANVVNMASLVDGPISNIYVIENQNVKKGQPLIEIDPRPYKYAMEKALAEWNIAKIDYENDKLAIIIAREKLQQSKSFLALSQDHFRRYQKLLKERALPEIQVVNVEAKIKEQEAMVLAATQQLRIAEQNFDNNAVLAAKAKYDKARYLYEHTTIVAPADGYITNFNLRYGQYIKTGEGLFALVETKRWWVETRYRETVIRLIKPGDKAKIKIDMYPGKVFYGHVKSIGWGINRVQAGAVAPSTLLYMEATEDWIKIAQRFPVRIYIDDVSPEYPLRIGASATTITYPAER
- a CDS encoding NAD-dependent malic enzyme, coding for MDYTRKIDENGQAYLEVNVKDYSLISNPILNKGTSFTNKEREEFRLFGLLPPEESNIVEQRNRSYAAFKSKPTDLEKYIYLRDLQDSNETLYYSLLCEHITEIMPIVYTPVVGDACLNFSHIYRRPRGVFIAYPYRDRIDKILENPRFDQVKAIVVSDGERILGLGDQGAGGMGIPIGKLALYCACSGIHPSATLPILLDTGTNNDELRKDPLYIGWRHERIRGQNYDDFIDAFITALKKRFPHVLLQWEDFALQNATRLLERYRGELCTFNDDVQGTAAIATGTLFSAVQVTGIQLRDQSIVIVGAGSAGCGIAELIVHAMIEDGLSEQEARNRIYMVDRNGLLIEGMKNLLPFQQKLLKSRQLVANWQSEHEGIISLKDVIKNLHPNALLGVSGQAGLFTEDLIREMASHVEKPIIMPLSNPITHSEAIPSDLMLWTNNRAVIGTGSPFGTIVKDGKMFRVDQTNNVYIFPGMGLGLISVKAKQVTDKMFMAAARALAACSPAKHDPNGNLLPPLTEVREVSYQVAFAVAKEAINANLADYLTDEDIEKCIRNHIWTPSYIPYRYKPR